The Gemmatimonadaceae bacterium genome contains the following window.
CGCGCCCCACGCCGTCCACGTGGCCGAGTACCAGGTGCCCTCCCAAGCGATCCCCCAGTCGCAGCGCGCGCTCGAGGTTCACGCGCCGGCCGACCTGCCAACCGGCGAGCGTCGTGCGCCCCATGGTGGTGGACACAGCGGCCACGGTGAACCAACCCGGTCCATGTGCGCGCACCGTCAAACAGGCCCCGTTGACGGCGATGCTCTCGCCGTCCGTGAGGTCGTCGTAGCCACAGAGGATGCGGAACTCGCGTCCCGCCTCCGTTTCGGCCACGCGATCGAGGGATCCGACGCTGTCAACCAGCCCGCTGAACACTAAGGCGCTCCCAGCGCATAGGTCGTCATGACGTCCGCACCCAGCACACGGCGTTCCAGCACGCGCAACCGCTCCAAGCGCGCGACGTCGGCCGGCGGCGCGAAGGCAAAGGCATTGAGCGCGCCCTCCCCCAACACCACCGGCGCCCGAAAGATAATCAACCGGTCGGCGGCGGCGTTCGCGAGGAAGGTGCCGGCCAACCGGGCCCCACCCTCCACAAGGAGCGACCCGATGCCCCGTTCGGCGAGGGCGAGCAGCGCTTCGGTGAACCCCGGGGCTTCCACAACGACGACTCCGGCGCCTTCGAGCGCACGCGCCCGGGCCGGATCGGGGGCACGCGCCACGAGCACCACGGGCGTCTCGCGCGCCGTGCGCACCAGCGCGGACTCGAGGGGCGTGCGGAGCGTCGAATCGAAGACCACGCGCGTGAGCGGCACGCGCGGCGGGTCCCAGTGACGCACCGTGAGCTGCGGATCGTCGGCCAGCACCGTGCCCACGCCGACGGCGATCGCGTCGTGGCCGGCCCGCAGGCGGTGTACCTCGCGCCGCGATTCCGGCCCGGTGAGGAACGTGGTCGTGCTCCGGTCGGCGGCGGCGATCGCGGTATCGATCGACACGGCGAGTTTGAGCGTGACGAACGGGCGCTCGCCGTGCGCCAATCGATGGAAGTACGCGGCGTTCAGCTCACGGGCCTCGGTGGCGCCGTGGCCGATGTCGACGCCGATGCCCGCAGCGCGCAGGCGGTCGGCGCCGCCTGCCGCCTGCGGATGGGGATCGCGGGTGGCGATCACCACGCGGGTCACACCCGCGGTGATGATTGCCTCGACGCACGGAGGTGTCTTGCCGTGATGCGTGCACGGTTCGAGGGTGACGTACATGGTGGCACCCTGCGCGCGCCCCCCGGCTGCCGCCAGCGCCGCCACCTCGGCGTGCGCTTCGCCGTACCGTGCGTGACAGCCTTCTCCCACGACCGCCCCGTCGCGGACGACGACGGCGCCGACCATCGGGTTCGGCGCCGTCTGCCCCCAGCCAGTGCGGGCGAGTTCCAGTGCCCGGCGCATGAACGCCGAGCCGTCACGATCGGTCATGCGCTACCAGCCAAGGCGGAGCCCAACGGAGCCGTAGAGGCGTGAGGCGTTGGCGTCCTTCGAGAACTGATTGTACGTGCTCACCGAGCCACCCGACACCTGGCCCACTTCGCCGACCAATGTGAGGATCGGCAGGTTGAGGGACAGATCGGCGAACATGTTGGTGCGGGTCACATCCTGCGACAGCGACACCGTCGGTGACGTCTGCCCCAGCACCGTGGCCTGCACGTCCGCTGACTGGCTGTACTTGTCCTGGCCCACGCCGGCAGCCAGTCCGAATACCACGAAGTGTTTGCTCGCCACCAGTCGGTACGCCGTCGTGCCGATGTTGACGTTGGATACCATGAACGTGGTGAAGCCCGACGCGCCTTCGAGGGTCACCGCCGGCAGGTCGCGCTTGAGGTACGTGACCGCGACGCCGGGGAGGGCGATCGACTCCTGGATGATCCCCACGCGCACGCCGTAGCCGAACTTGAGGGACCCGTTGGGAGCCTTCACGCTCAGGCCGTTCTGGGTGACGTCCGGGATATAGGCCACGTTCACCAACGCGTCGACTCCGCCCACATTCGTGACGCCTACTGGAATGCCGCTCCAGAGGCCGATCGCCGCGTCGGCTACGGGCATCGGAAGCGGTTGATTGTCTTTCGTGGGCAGCGTTTGCCGCTGCGCGCCAGTCACGCTCTGCTGGAATGCGTCCACCTGCGGAAGCGTGGCCGCTACCACATTCGCGCGCACGCCGACCGAGAAGTGCCCGAACCCGCCCAACGTGCCACCCTGCCCCAGCGTGGCATTGCCGCCCGCGACCGCCGCTCCGAGTTGGGGGGCCATGTACTGGAACACGTCCACGGCCTGCTGGCACGCGTCCTGACTCACCTGCGTCGCCGTACCCTGAGCACCAGACGGACACGCCGACGACTGTGCGCGGGCCGCGCCGGCGCCAACCACCGTGAGCGTCACCGCCATCACGAACCATGAACCCTTCATACCGCCTCCGCGTGTTGGATGTGCACGCGACCGGAACCGCGGACAACGCGACCGAGCTGCCATCCCGCCAGCCCGGCCGCCGCCGCATCCGTCAGCACCGTTTCCGCTTCGCCCCGGGCCGCGATCGCTACCATACCGACGCCCATGTTGAACGCGCGGAACATTTCGTCGGCGGTCACCCCCCCCGCCCGCTGCAGCTGCGCGAAGACATTCGGCACGGTCCACGTGCGGGCATCGACCTCGGCATCGAGGGTGTCAGGGAGCGCGCGATTCAAATTGCCGGGAAGTCCACCTCCCGTGATGTGCGCCATCGCACGAATGCGGCCGAGCAGCGAGCGCAGGGCCGGAAGGTACGAACGGTGCACGCGCAGCAGCACATCAGCCACCGACCCAGCCTCCCCCGGAAACGGATCGGCCACCCCGAGGCCCATGCGTTCCGATACGATGCGGCGGGCCAGCGAGTAGCCGTTGGTGTGCAGCCCGCTGCTCGGGAAGCCGAGGAGCACGTCGCCCTCACGTACGCGTTCGGCGCCGAGCACGGCGTCCTCGTCCACGTAGCCGACGATGAACCCCGCGAGGTCGTAGTCCGGCGGAGTGTAGAGGCCCGGCATCTCGGCCGTCTCACCGCCCATGAGGGCACACCCGTTCTCGCGGCAGCCGGCGGCCACGCCGGCCACCACGCGTTCAACGACGCTCGGTACCAGCCTTCCGAACGCCACGTAATCGAGGAAGAACAGCGGGACCGCGCCCTGTACGAGGATGTCGTTCACGCAGTGGTTCACGAGATCGTGGCCCACCGTGTCGTGGCGGTCCGCTTCGATGGCCACCTTGATCTTGGTGCCCACGCCGTCGGCGCTGGACACGAGCAGGGGGCGCCGGGCGTCGGCGGGCATGCGGAACAGGCCACCGAACCCGCCGAACTTGCCCGCCGCGCCGGCCGTGAACGTGGATTCGACCAGACGCTGGATGCGGTGTTTGGCGTCGTCCGCCGCCGCGATGTCGACGCCCGCCGAGCGGTAGTCCAGCGGCCGCTCGCTCACGGGGCGAGCTCCGACTCGAAGGTCACGAGACGATGGAATTCGCGCACGCGCCGTTCCAGGTCGACATTCGTAATTTCTAATAGGCGCTCGACCGAGAACTTCTCCACGGCGAACGACCCCATGGCGCTGCCATACACCACGGCACGGCGCAGGCTGACCTCGTCGAGGTCGCCGGTGTGCGCCAGATAGCCCATGAAGCCGCCGGCGAACGAGTCGCCGGCGCCCGTGGGGTCGAACACCTCTTCCAGCGGATACGCCGGGGCGAAGAACACCGACGACGGCGTGAACATGAACGCGCCGTGCTCGCCCTTCTTGATGATCACGAGCCGGGGTCCGCGATCCATGATCCAACGGGCCGCCCGGACGAGGTTGAACTGTTCGGTGAGCTGCCGCGCCTCGCCATCGTTGAGCGTGATGGCGTCCACCCGTCCGAGGAGGGTCAACAGCTCGGGCCGGCGGCTCTCGATCCAGAAGTTCATCGTATCGCAGGCCACCAGCTTGGGTTCGCGCACCTGTTCGAGCACGTCCAACTGGAGCCGCGGATCGATGTTCCCGAGAAAGACGAACGGGGCGTCGCGGAACTGCTCGGGGATCTTCGGATGGAAGTTGGAGAACACGCCCAGGTGCGTCTCGAGTGTCTCCGCCACGTTGAGGTCGTGACGGTACCGGCCGCGCCAGCGGAACGACGCTCCGTCGGCCTGCTCCACCCCTGCAAAGTCGACACCGCGCTTGATCAGCGGCGCCAGCTGATCCAGCGGATAATCGTTGCCCACCACCCCGACCACCTGCACGGGGGCGAGGTGGCTCGCTGCCGCAGCGAAGAAGTTGGCCGAGCCGCCGATCACGTTGTCGGCCTTGCCGAACGGGGTCTCGACGGAGTCGAGCGCGACCGAACCCACGACCAGCACGGCGCGCGTCACATGCGCTCCGGCGCGGTGATGCCGAGTACGGCGAGTCCGTTCTGCAGCACGATCTGCGCGGCACGGGCCAGGACCAGCCGGGCGTTCATGACGGGGTCCGGTTCGTTGAGCACGTGCGCCGTGTGATACCAGAGGTGCACCTTGCCCGCCGTGTCGTGCAGGTAGGTGGCCAGGCGGTGCGGCTCGAGCGCCGCCGCTGCGCCCGACAGCAGCGCCGGATAGTCGAGCAAGGCCTTGATCAGTTCCTGCTCCTCGGGGCGAGACAGCTGCGCGAAGTCCACGCCATCGCTCGACACGGTCGCGGGGTCGATCTCGCCGACGCGGAAGATGCCGGACAGGCGCGCGTGCGCCATCTGGATGTAGTACACCGGATTCTCTTCCGACTGCGCGCGCGCCAGATCGACGTCGAACTGGAGCTGCGAATCGCCCTTCCGCATGAGAAAGAAATAGCGAACCGCATCGCGCCCCACCTCGTCGATCAGGTCTCGCACCGTCACGTAGCTGCCCGCGCGCTTGGAGATCTTCACTTCCGCCCCACCCTTCATCACGGTGACCATCTGGTGAAGGACGTACTCGGGATACCCTTCGGGAATCCCCAAGTCGAGCGCTTGGAGTCCGATCCGCACCCGGGTCACGGTACTGTGGTGGTCGGAACCCTGGACGTTGATGGCCCGATGGAACCCGCGCTCCCACTTGGTCACGTGATACGCCACGTCGGGAACGAAATAGGTCGGCTCGCCGCCCTTGTCCGGGCTGCGCACCATCACACGGTCCTTGTCATCGCCGAAATCCGTGGTCTTGAGCCAGAGCGCGCCGTCCTTCTCGTACGTGTGGCCGGCGGCAACGAGACGGCGGATGGTCTCGTCCACCTTGCCATCGGCGTAGAGCGACGATTCCAGAAAGTAGACATCGAACTTCACGCCGAACGCCTGCAAATCGCGGTCCTGCTCCCCGCGCAGCTCCTGGACCGAGAACTGGCGCACGCCGTCGAGGTCGGCCCCCTCGGCGTCGGTCGGGTGCAGTTCCACGTACCGCTGGGCGATCTCGCGGATGTACTCCCCGTGGTAGCCACCCTCGGGGATCGCCACGTCGCGGCCACGGAACTCCGCGATTCGCGCCTGCACGCTGACCGCGAGATTGGCGATCTGGGCGCCGGCGTCGTTGTAATAGAATTCCCGCGTCACCTTCCAGCCCGTCGCTTCGAGCAGCGATGAGATCGCATCGCCCAAGGCCGCCTGGCGCCCGTGCCCCACGTGCAACGGCCCCGTCGGATTAGCCGACACGAACTCCACGTTCACCGGCTGCCCGCGGCCGGTGTCGTCGCGGCCATAGTCCCCCGCCAGGGCGAGCAGCCGTTCGAGGCCGTGCGCCAACGTGTCGACGGCCACACGGAAATTGATGAACCCGGGCCCCGCGATCTCCGCCGAACTCACGCCGGCACGCGCCAGGTTCAGCCCATCGATGATCTGCTGCGCGAGTTCACGCGGCTTCTGTCCCACGCCCTTGGCCAGCACCATGGCGAGATTGGTGGCCCAATCGCCAAACGACGGGTCGCGCGGGCGTTCGAGCACCGGGATCATGTCATCGGGTGCACCCAAGGCTCGCGCCGTCCGCGTGAGTTCGGCGCGGAGCCGGTCTTCACCGGACGTCATGCGTCTCTCTTCGGGGGATTCTTGGGAGCGCTCGACGTGCCGCCACTCGAGTCGGCCGCTGGTGCCGGAGTCGGCGAGTTGCCGTCGGACGCCGGCTTGGCCGCACCCTCGCTCGTCTGCCCCTTCGACGTGTCTGAATCAGACGTGGAAGGCCTTGTGCCACCACGTGTTGCGTGGGCATTCTTCCCGTAATCCGTGAGGTAGAATCCGGAGCCCTTGAACACGAGCCCACCACCGGCCGACATGCGCCGGTGTGCCACCGCCCCGCATTGTGGGCACGCGACTTCCAACTCGGACGAGCTGATCGTCCGATAGAATTTCTCGAAGTCGTGACCGTTGGGACAGCGATACTCGTAAGTAGGCATTTCGTTGGCACTTAAGACAGCGAAAGCTACCCCCCGCGCGAGGGGCGTACAAGTGCGCGACGTGCGCCCAGCGCCGAACGCGAAAGCGCGGTGTGCGAGGGTTTCGGTCGCGAACCAGCGCTACGCCGGCCGGTACTCGCCCCACTGAGCGCGCAGGGCATCGGAGATCTCGCCGACGGTGGCCCGGGCCCGCACCGCGTCGATGATCCGCGGCATGAGGGCCGGGCGGCTCGCCGGCGCGCCGCCCTTGGCGTACGGCGCCGCGGTCGCGCCTAGGGCTTCCACGGCGCGAGCGGTGGCCCGCGCATCGCGCCGGGCTCTGGTCTGCGTCAGGCGCGCCACCTGACCGCGCTCGAGTTCGCGGTAGTCGGGCGCCGGGATCACGAGGGGCGGCGCGGCGTCGGCAAACGTGTTGACGCCGATTACCGGGGTGTCGCCGCGCTCCACCGCCACCTGATATTCGTACGCGCTGCGGGCGATCTCTTCCTGGAAGAACCGCGCCTCGATGGCGCGTGCCGCACCGCCGCGCTCGGCCACCTGCGCCATGAGTTCGGTGGCCGCCCTCTCCAGCTCGTTGGTCAGCCGCTCCACGTGGTAGCTCCCAGCCAGCGGATCGGCCGTCAGCGCCACGCCGGACTCGTAGCCGATGATCTGCTGCGTGCGGAGGGCGAGCGTGGCCGCCTGCTCGGTGGGAAGGGCGAGCGCTTCGTCGTACCCATTGGTGTGCAGCGACTGCGTGCCGCCCAGCACCGCGGCGAGGGCCTGCACCGCCACGCGCACCACGTTGTTGAGGGGCTGTTGGGCCTGGAGCGTGACGCCGCCCGTCTGCGTGTGGAAGCGCAGGCGGCAGCTCCGGTCGTCGGCGCCAAACCGGTCGCGCATGAGCCGCGCGTAGAGCCGGCGCGCGGCGCGGAACTTGGCCACTTCCTCGAACAGGTCGTTGTGGGCCGCGAAGAAGTAGGAGAGCCTGGGCGCGAACGCGTTCACGTCGAGGCCGGCCGCGACGGCACGTTGCACGTATTCCACCGCGTTGGCAAAGGTGAACGCCAGCTCCTGCACCGCCGTGGCCCCCGCCTCGCGCATGTGGTAGCCGGAGATCGAGATCGGATTCCAGTTCGGCACCTCGTCGGCACAGAACCGGAACACGTCGGCGATCAGGGCCAGCGACGGCTCGGGCGGGAAGATGTAGGTGCCGCGCGCGATGTACTCCTTGAGGATGTCGTTCTGAATGGTGCCACTGAGCTCGCTGCGCGCGAGCCCTCGCTCCTCGGCGACCACGATGTACATGGCCAGCAGCATGGATGCCGTGGCATTGATGGTCATCGAGGTGGACACACGATCGAGCGGCAGGTCGGCGAGCAGTGTGTGCATATCATCCACCGTGTCGATCGCCACACCCACGCGGCCGACCTCGCCGAGCGCACGCGCGGAATCAGAATCGATCCCCATCTGCGTGGGCAGATCGAACGCGACCGACAGCCCCGTCTGCCCGGCGTCGAGCAATAGCCGAAAGCGGGCGTTGGTCTCGGCCGCCGTTCCGAAGCCCGCATACTGCCGCATGGTCCAGAGCCGGCCACGGTACATGTCCGGTTGGATCCCGCGGGTGAACGGAAATTGGCCGGGATCACCGAGGTCGCGGGCATAGTCGAGCGGGACCGCCGGCGGACGGACGACCGGGGGAACCGGGAGACCGGAGGGAGTGGAGTTCGGCAAGGAAGGCATGGGATCGAAACAGAGGAACAGCGCAGCGCCGATACTACGCAGGAGCGGAAGTGGGCGGCGGGTTGAGAATGGCGGGCGATGGAGGCAGAGGATGGTGCCCTAAGCGAAAGAGACGACGTGGCTCCGAATGTAGCTGGTTCTCGCGGGAACGGCCGCATCGTTCTCCCATCACGAGCACCAGAGCGTCTTGGCCGTCACGCCGTCGCCATCTCGCCCCGCAACACCCGCTCCGCCAACTCCACATCCGCTCGGCTCCCGATATACAACGGCGTCCGCTGGTGCAGCTCGGTGGGCTGCACGTCGAGGATCCGCTGCACCCCATCGCTGGCCAGTCCGCCGGCCTGCTCCACGATGAACGCGAGCGGATTCGCCTCATACAGCAGCCGCAGCTTGCCGGCCGGCGACTCGCGATTGCGCGGATAGGCGAAGATGCCGCCGCCGAGCAGATTGCGGTGAAAGTCGGCCACCAGCGACCCGACGTAGCGAATGCTCAGCGGCTTGCGGTCGCCCTCGATTCCACGGTAGCGCCGCATGATCGCGCGCACGTCCTCGTCCCAGAGTTGCGAGTACGAATCGTTCACCGACAGATAGCGGCCGGCCTGCGGGATCTGGATGTTGGGATGGGAAAGCAGGAACTCGCCGATCGAGGGATCCAGCGTGAACCCGTGCGCCCCCTGGCCAGTGGTGTACACGAGCATCGTGCTCGACCCGTAGATGACGTAGCCGGCGGCCACCTGGCGGCGGCCCGGCTGCAGCATGTCCTCCATCACGCCGTCGCGTCCGCGCGTGATCTTCGGTACCACGGAGAAGATCGTCCCCACGGGGACGTTGACGTCGATGTTCGACGAACCGTCGAGCGGATCGAACAGCAGCGCGTACTTCCCGGTGCGGAACTCGGGCGGGATGGGAATGATCCCGGCTTCCTCCTCCGAGGCCATGGCGCACAGGCGTCCGGTATGATCCATCGCCTTCACGATCGTCTCGTTGGCGAAGAGGTCGAGCTTCTGCTGGATCTCCCCCTGCACGTTCTCCGTGCTCGCCGAGCCGAGGATGTCTACCAGGCCGGCGCTGCGCACCTTGTTGGCGATCATCTTGGCCGCGAGTGCGAGATCGTACAGGATGTTGGACAGATCCCCGCTCGCGTCGGGATGCAGCCGTTCCTGCTCGATGATGAACCGCTCGATCGTGACGACCGAAGTCGACGTGTGATTGACCACGAACCCGTCCTCGGTGAGGGAGGGACTGAAAAGGAACTTGAGGGCCGAGTGGCGCGGCGGGCAAGTCCGGAGATTCCGCAGTACGTCGCCGCCACCCCCGCACCACACGGCGGGACTCGACGGCACCGGCGGCGCCGTCACGCACGGACCAGCGGGCGCACGTGATCGAAGATCAGCTCGGTCTCGATGTGCCCCACTTCCTTGCGCGACAGGAACCGGTCGAGCGCCAGATCGCGAAGGTGCTGCGCATCGCGCGCCACGACGTGGACGAGGAAATCGATCTCTCCGCTCACGTGGTACACATCGACGACTTCGGGAATCGTGATCACATAGGCGCGGAACCGCTCGAAATTCTCGCGCGAATGCTGCGGAATGCGCACGGCGATCATGGCCTCGATGCCATAGCCGAGCACGGCCGGATTGACGTCGGCATGAAAGCCCTGCACCGCCCCGGTCGCGACCAGTCGTCGCACGCGCTCGTGGCAGCTGGAAGGGGCCAGGCCCACGCGCGCCGCCAGTTCCTTATTCGAGAGCCGAGCATTGTTCGCGAGGAGGGCCAGAAGCTGGTGATCCGTTTGGTCGAGCGGTCGATTTTCCATATGATTGCCGAAAAGTATTCGTTAGACAATCCGGGCGTCCGAACACTATTCTACTAGCATGGCCCACACGGAAGCAAATTCCATGATCCAGCGCTCGATCGACACCACCGGCGTCCATGCAGGACGCGAGGACTTCCGACAGCTCGGGGTCCACGCTCCGCCCCTCGACCTGTCCACGACCTACCCGATCGGCGAACTCAGCGAGGCCATCCATGACATCGATGCGATGATTGCCGGCGACCGTCCCGAGCGGAACGCCATCTACGCCCGACTCGCCAATCCCACCGTCGACCGCTTCGAACGCGCATTTGCCCAACTCGAGGCCGCCGACGACGCCGTGAGCTATGGTTCCGGCATGGCGGCGGTCACGGCTGCGCTCCTCGTGGCTCGCCAGCGCGGATCGCACGTGGTGGCCGTGCGCCCGCTGTATGGCGGCACCGACCACCTGCTCGCGTCCCGTCTCCTATCGCTGGAAGTGACCTGGGCCGCGGCCGACGGGGTGGCCGCGGCGATCCGCCCCGACACATCACTCGTCGTCATCGAGACCCCGGGCAATCCCACCCTCGCCCTCGTCGATATCGCTGACGTCGTGCGCCAGGCCGGACGCGTGCCCGTGCTCGTCGATTCGACGTTCGCCACCCCCGTGCTCCAGCAGCCCCTGACGCTGGGCGCCACGCTCTCCCTGCACAGCGCCACCAAGTATCTGGGGGGCCACGGCGACGTGATGGCCGGAGTCATCGCCACCAACGACGATTGGGCGGGCGCGCTTCGCCAGGTCCGCATCCTCACTGGCGCCGTGCTGCACCCCATGGGGGCGTACCTGCTGCACCGCGGGCTCCAGACCCTGGCCGTGCGCGTGCGCACGGCCCAGGCCGGCGCGATCACGATCGCCAAGCGCCTGGCGGCCGACCCGGCCGTCGAACGCGTGTACTTTCCCGGCCTTCCGGGCGGCGATCCACGAGGGCTCCTGGGACGACAGATGCGCGGCCCGGGCGCGATGATCAGCTTCGACATGGCCGGCGGTTTCGACGCGGCCGCCGCCGTGCTCCGCGACGTCCAACTCATCACGCCCGCCGTGAGTCTCGGCTCCACCGATACGTTGATTCAGCATCCGGCGGGGCTCACGCACCGAGTGATCGGCGAAGCGGCGCGCTTGGAAGAGGGGCTCAGCCCCGGCATGCTGCGCCTCAGCATTGGCCTCGAGTCGCCCGACGACATCTGGGCCGACCTCACGCGCGCGCTGACCGCCGCGCTGCCTGCAACCGTCACCGGCCATTCGTCGTCACCTGCCTGGACCGTGACCGTGTGACCGTCCGTCCGCACCACCAGGGTGGACAAGCGATCGGTGCGCAGCACCTGAGCGCCGGAGGCGGCCAGGCGCCGCATGACGGAGGAGCTGGGATGCCCGTAGATGTTCCCTGCGCCCACTGACACGAGCGCCACGCGGGGCGTTACGGCATCGAGGAACTCGGGCGTCGTGCTGGTGGAGCTGCCGTGGTGCCCTACCTTGAGCACGTCGGCATCGAGATACCGGCGCTCGTGCGTCAGCAGCCAGTCCTCCTCTCCGCGCTCGGCGTCGCCCACGAGGAGCATGCGCACCTCGCCCACGCGCACGAGCACGATGGCACTCGCTTCGTTGGCGTCGCGCAGCCCTGACGTCCAGGCGGAATCGGGGCCGAGAAAGGTGAGGGTCGCCTCGTCCACAACCAGAGAATCGCCGGGGTGCACGCGGTGCCAGATCGTGCCGTCGCGGCGCGCTTCGAGCAGGGACGCCCGGTACGCCTGGCCGGCCCGCGTGTACGCCGCATCGTAGTAGTCGCGCGGGCGCAGGGCGCGCAGGACACTCGCCGCGCCGCCGACGTGATCGTCGTGCGGATGTGAGAGGATGAACGCCGCCAGCGTTCCCCCGCGGTGCGCGAGGTACGGCACGACCGTCGACCGCCCGGCATCGCCCCCGCGCCAGACGCGGCCCGCGTCCATCAGCACCCAGTGGCCGCGCGCCGTACGCAGCGCGATGGCGTCGCCCTGCCCGACGTCGATCACGTGCAGTTCGGTGCGCCCATTCCCTGCGGGCGCCAAGGGCGCCCACGCGATCACGCCCAGCGCCCCGGCCGCGACCGTCGCGGCGCGCGCCGGAAAGCGACTCACGCAAGCCACGACGAGCGCGACGGCAAACACAACGCCGAATGCCGCCGCCAGTGCGGACGGGGCCACGGCGACCGCTGCGCCGGGCACACCCGCCGCCGTCGAGGCGACGTACTCGAAGGCGCGCAACGCTGGGTGGGCAGCGTCGGCGAACCACCGCGCCACGACCGGAACCGGCGCGAGCGCGAGAGCCAGGAACATCATCGGCTGTGCCAGCGCGATCACCGGCGCCGCGAAGACGTTCGCGACGGGCCCGATGAGGCTGACCCGGCCAAAGCTCCAGGCGACGAGGGGCGCGGTGACCACGGTGGCCATGGTCGAGCCGAGCACGATGCCGGTCACCGCGCGCACGCTGGAGTGGCCGGCTCGCAGCCGCGGCCAGCGATGCGAGAGCGCACCGGCGGCCACGAGTGCCGCGACCCCCGCGATGCTCAACTGATACCCCACGTCGGCGACGGCCCGCGGGTCGCCCAGCGGAACGGCGGCCCCCAGCGCGAGCACCGACCAGGGGGACACGGGACGCTGCCAACGGCGAGATACGACGACCACGCCGAGCATCACCGCCGAGCGCAGCGCCGGCGGCGGTGCGCCGAGCATGGCCACGTACGCGCCGATCACCGCCAGGGTGGCGACGTCGGCACGCCGCCGCGATAGACGCAAGAGCTGGAACACGAGATCCGCGGCCACGGCGATGAGAGCGACGTGCAAGCCGGAAATCGAGAGCATATGGGCGAGGCCGGCGGCAGCGTACCGATCGCGCATCTCGGCGGG
Protein-coding sequences here:
- a CDS encoding Lrp/AsnC family transcriptional regulator; protein product: MENRPLDQTDHQLLALLANNARLSNKELAARVGLAPSSCHERVRRLVATGAVQGFHADVNPAVLGYGIEAMIAVRIPQHSRENFERFRAYVITIPEVVDVYHVSGEIDFLVHVVARDAQHLRDLALDRFLSRKEVGHIETELIFDHVRPLVRA
- a CDS encoding PLP-dependent aspartate aminotransferase family protein; the encoded protein is MIQRSIDTTGVHAGREDFRQLGVHAPPLDLSTTYPIGELSEAIHDIDAMIAGDRPERNAIYARLANPTVDRFERAFAQLEAADDAVSYGSGMAAVTAALLVARQRGSHVVAVRPLYGGTDHLLASRLLSLEVTWAAADGVAAAIRPDTSLVVIETPGNPTLALVDIADVVRQAGRVPVLVDSTFATPVLQQPLTLGATLSLHSATKYLGGHGDVMAGVIATNDDWAGALRQVRILTGAVLHPMGAYLLHRGLQTLAVRVRTAQAGAITIAKRLAADPAVERVYFPGLPGGDPRGLLGRQMRGPGAMISFDMAGGFDAAAAVLRDVQLITPAVSLGSTDTLIQHPAGLTHRVIGEAARLEEGLSPGMLRLSIGLESPDDIWADLTRALTAALPATVTGHSSSPAWTVTV